The DNA segment CAGTTAATATGGGAAAAAGCCGATAACGTTGCTTCTAAGTTGGGGTTTGAAATTTTTGATATCTTAATTAAAGGTAGTAATAAAAATAAAATTTTGGAGGTTGTGATCGATAAAGCTGATGGATATGTGTCCATAGGAGATTGTGAAAAGTTTTCCAAAGCTTTCGACCCTTGGTTAGACGAAATTGATCTCTTTGACAAGAGTTATGTATTAGTAGTTAGTTCCCCAGGACTCGATAGAAAATTGAGAGGCAAAGCGGATTACGAAAGATTTAAAGGAAAATTAGCAAAATTCATTTTAAAAAGTAAAGA comes from the Petrotoga sibirica DSM 13575 genome and includes:
- the rimP gene encoding ribosome maturation factor RimP, which encodes MLTNKEVKQLIWEKADNVASKLGFEIFDILIKGSNKNKILEVVIDKADGYVSIGDCEKFSKAFDPWLDEIDLFDKSYVLVVSSPGLDRKLRGKADYERFKGKLAKFILKSKEKKHPVVIGYIDDILEDQIKITEKDSGKLFNIDLNDIDKANLEIEL